A region from the Lutra lutra chromosome 1, mLutLut1.2, whole genome shotgun sequence genome encodes:
- the LOC125099896 gene encoding calmodulin-1-like, giving the protein MADQLTEEQIAEFKEAFSLFDKDGDGTITTKELGTVMRSLGQNPTEAELQDMINEVDADGNGTIDFPEFLTMMARKMKDTDSEEEIREAFGVFDKDGNGYISAAELRHVMTNLGEKLTDEEVDEMIREADIDGDGQVNYEEFVQMMTAK; this is encoded by the coding sequence ATGGCTGATCAGCTGACCGAAGAACAGATTGCTGAGTTCAAGGAAGCTTTCTCCCTATTTGACAAAGATGGCGATGGCACCATCACAACAAAGGAACTGGGAACTGTCATGAGGTCACTGGGTCAGAACCCAACAGAAGCTGAATTGCAGGATATGATCAACGAGGTGGATGCTGACGGTAATGGCACCATTGACTTCCCGGAATTCTTGACTATGATggctagaaaaatgaaagatacagACAGCGAAGAAGAAATTCGCGAGGCATTCGGAGTCTTTGACAAGGATGGCAACGGTTACATCAGTGCGGCAGAGCTTCGTCATGTCATGACCAACTTAGGGGAGAAACTAACAGATGAAGAAGTAGATGAAATGATCAGAGAAGCAGATATTGATGGAGATGGGCAAGTCAACTATGAAGAATTCGTACAGATGATGACTGCAAAATGA